The sequence ACAGCCCCAGTCTCCTCTCCAGCACCAGCCTTTCAACAGCCCCAGTCTCCTCTCCAGCACCAGCATCAGCCCTTCAACAGCCCCAGTCTCCTCTCCAGCACCAGCCTTTCAACAGCCCCAGTCTCCTCTCCAGCCCCAAGCACCAGCCTTTCAACAGCCCCAGTCTCCTCTCCAGCACCAGCATCAGCCTTTCAACAGCCacagtctcctctccctccccagcaCCAGCCTTACAACAGGCCCAGTCTCCTCTCCAGCACCAGCCTTACAACAGGCCCAGTCTCCTCTCCAGCACCAGCCTTTCAAAAGCCCCAGTCTCCTCTCCAGCCCCAGCACCAGCCTTTCAACAGCCACAGTCTCCTGCTCCAGCACCAGCCTTTCAACCGCCCCAGTCTCCTCTCCAGCACCAGCATCAGCCTTTCAACCGCCCCAGTCTCCTCTCCAGCACCAGCCTTTCAACAGCCACAGTCTCCTATCCAGCACCAGCCTTTCAACAACCCCAGTCTCCTCTCCAGCCCCAGCACCAGCCTTTCAACAGCCCCAGTCTCCTCTCCTGCCCCAGCACCAGCCTTACAACAGCCCAGTCTCCTCTCCAGCTGTCACTCTGGCCTTCACTGCAGACCCAGCCTCTGCTTCAGCCTCATCTCCAGCTCTATCCCCAGTCTCATCTCCAGCCCCAGCCCAAGCCTCCGCCGGCCAGGCCTCTCAGTCCCTCTTACTGCCTCCACAGTACTGCTGCCCCATAAAACATCTGGTGACACAAGACCTCAACTGTTTCAGcccagcctgcctgcctcacTAATAAACAAGCTCTGGTCTAATGCAAGACAGAGGTGTCAGGCCAGTGCTGGATCGTGTCTGACTACATGGGGACAGTGTTGACTGAGTCTCTATATGGCCGGATGCAAGTAATGACTGAGGACTGGAATACAGGAGGAGGGTTGGTGTTTGTTTACGCCAAGATCAGATAAATCATCAAACAAATGGTACATCAAACAGTGTAAAGGGCACAGCGAAGGCCTTATTACGGGTAACACATAATGAGCCTATATCTGTTGTCCAATGAGAGAAGAGACCTTTACAGGTACTGCAGCAGGAGTCACTGGTATCCTATGAGCGGCGCACCACCGCTTCCTCTAAGCTTCCCATTGTCAGAGCTCTCATCAAAACAAAAAGCCTGGCCTATCTGTCTAAAACCAAACAATACAATGGAAGGAGAAATGGAACATTTTACCAAACAAAAAATAATTCAAAGAGAGATCTCCCCCCTATAGTCCATATTTAATTTAGAGCAGGGCAGTCAGTCAGGTAGCTGCGGGACTGCTGGATCAAAGGTTGGCCCTGGCTGCTGCAGCTCCCAGACACTTAGCACCTTTCCACTGGCTTTGATCTGATCATTAAGAGGCTACTATAGCTGGCACAGATACGCAGCTAAAACCAACAGAGAGAGGCGCAAACGGCAAAGTCCCCCTGAATACCGCAGGAGACGCAACactcagaggagagagatgtcACAGGGAGGACGGGTGGGGAGTGAAGACCTGAGTACAGCTGAAACACAAGGGAAGTGTAAATAGCAGTGGCCACTCTGCTAAATGACAGAGCCAAGATGAAAGTCATAATTGGGTCTGATAAGAGACGACTGATGGAAGACGTTGACCACTGAGAGCCGTAGCCTATACAGAAAAACAAGCTCCGCAATTACAAGAATAGACCCGAGAGGTATGAATGAAGATGCTCTGTCCATTACCGTGTGTGGTGTTGAATGGTGTGGTGctctgcagagaggagagagaaggggatccTGTAGTTTTGTTGGAGGGTGGAAGGCCTGGGTGTAAAGGGGTAGAGGGGGGAGTAGTGGGGGCTCTagaggaggggagtagagaggtaGCAGGGAAGTGGAGACCAGACCATTAGGCAGACTTTGAAGATATTACTGACAGAGTGACAACACAAAAAAGCTCCAGAGGGAGGTGGTGATTTTCCTCAGGGCCACAGGAAACATACTGTACAACTCTTTACTGTCAGACACCGTTCCTGCTTTATGGTCAATGGACTATTGGAAAACCGTGTTCGAATTTTGATGGAAATATCTTGACTGTTTATAGCATAGCACCAGATATATACTGTAAGGCGGTCGTAATAAAGggcctattacacacacacacgtgcacacacacatgcacacgcatgcacacgcacacgaaCAGGTCCTCGGACCTGCTGTAGGAGGATACTGAGTCATCCCGGTGGAAGTCCTTTGGTGTGCCCACTTTTACAACCACAATGCATAAGCCTGCCCACCGGCTTACAGCCTGTCCTCCAGAGATCAATGAGCCAATGTGATTCTGATtacaggtttagggttaaggctgAGGCTCCTATCTGACTCTATCATTGGCTAGAGGAGCAGGGAGGACACGGGCGGAACTCGATCCACCTGACGGCCCTTTGAAGTGGGTTTATGGAGGACAGCGGTGCGATGCAGCGTGCCATGACAAACGaggtgatgagagaggaggaggggaggagaagagaagggggaggagggcagGGAGTGCAGGCATCAGTGACAGTTACTGGACTTCCAGACAGAGAAATCATTGGAGGGGCCTTTCCCCTCTCAGCAGTGGCTCCCCTATACAGCAGTCAGAGAGCAGAggtgcaacacacacactcatccccaCACTGCTCTGAGCAGGCTGACCATCACCACTAATACACTACTGGGGATGTTCAGCTAGCTGCTACACCTTCAGAATGAGTGTTTCAACAATGGACTCCCTCTTTACAATGAAATTGAGTCTTAACCGCAAGTCACCAAATTACTTTGAGGAAACCGTAAAGTTCTCTGAAGGCAATTGTTTACTGTAAACAACAATAAACAACATCACACATTGTCTGTTATAACtgagcgagagcaagagagagagggaatgggagaCTGAGAACGAGAACGAGATTATATTTTATAAAGCGAGCAATCATAATGTTAAGAAACAGACTGTATTTATCCGTGTGGATCTCACTGTGGACTTCAGGGCTGATCCTGCATCAATCACGGGTCAAACGGATTCTAACAGCCAAATGGTAAAATTAGAGCACATCCaagctctctcactctcactgaaGCGATGCAGCTCCACGTTCCTCGCAAGATAGGCAGTGCTAGGCAGCACATTGGCAAAAATGGTTTGGGGCAAAAAAGAACTGGAGAAATAATTGGATACCCCCCTCCTTTCCCTCGACTCCCTCGCCTTGGACATCCCCAATTAACACAGGGCTAGTCAGGAGGCCTGGAGAGAAAATCTGCTGTTTAGACAATAAAAATGACCAGAAACATATTGTCTCCTTTATATAAACGCATGCAAATAAACTGCTGGTAGCTCCTAGAATGTAATGAAGCCCCGTAAAAACCTGGCTAAATCATTCATTCATAAAATCTCAATGTGTGACTATTGCTCTAATGACAGAGCACGTCGGCCCCAATTAGCCCTTCTCCGCTTCATTCCTGATTATCACAGCCCTGTTAATTACAGGTTTCATGAGAGGGTTTTAAAGGCATTAGTAGGCCCACACAGCAAGCTGTTAACTCCATACATGTCCTATTCTCCCATTCCATCTACTGTACCGGCCACTCTCGCTTTCTCTGAGTCAGGAGGGTtcctttctctttccttctccagGAGGACTTTCCTTTGtctgcacctggcctctccactACAGGGCTGGCTCAGAGAACATTACTGGCCTCTCCACTACAGGACTGGCTCAGCGAACATTACAGTCACCCAGTCATGGATgggagagtgacagtgagagagggggatagagagagagggggagagagacggggaagagagacggagacagacagacagacagacagacagacagacagacagacagacagacagacagacagacagacagacagacagacagacagacagacagacagacagacagacagacagacagacagacagacagacagacagacagacagacagacagacagacagacagacagacagacagacagacagacagacagacagaggaagagagtttGAAATGGCTGTGAGCGTCCATCGTCAGCTCCAGCTCTCTCacatctccagcttcagtgacagGGCCAGGCAGCAGTGCCACGGTGCCATGTGTTAATAAACACATGTAAAACCTATTATACCCAGAGAGGACACCTGCTGGCAGGGGAAATGAGGCCAGCACAGCCGCCTGCCACAGTGACTGACTCaacccaccatcaccaccaccactctctccGCTCCTCAACCCACcaatctctccacccctccccagcCCCTGATCATAGCTTTCTGATTGCATTTTCATGATGGTTCCTGGATTGTAGGATGTACTTAACATTCACATCATCCTCCAGGGAACCGTAGGTGGTAGAAATTTCAACTTTTCAGCTTTATCGTACAATTAGAGCCACTGGCAGCCCTGTACACTCCCACATGAAAGAACACTACAGTTTACTATggattactgtagtatttactatagtccAGTGGCTAAGGGAAAAAATGAATGACTTTGTGATGAAGCCACCAAATTTCACACACAGCTAGGGCATGTCCTTAGAAGTGTTTTTAGCTATAGTGTCATTAAAGATTTCTTAAATTACCCCTCCAATCAGTAACATGGCCATATTGGGCAGGCTTCACATGGTCATATCTCCATAAATAATAGGTACAAACAGCCCAATGATGGCTTAAAATGTTTGAGGGGGTCTGGAGACCACAATAAATTGGCCCAAAATGCCATTTATATGTATCCTTTAAAATGTAAGTAGAAAAGTGGAAAAAAGTGCCCCAAGTCACTGTTTTTTGTACATCTTTTCATGCCAACTTACAATATTGCAAATGTAAACAATCTAAAAGAGTTATGCAAGTGTTCTCTGAAGTCTGCTGATGTCACGATCTTGGAAATtagcagaccaaggcgcagcgtgagtatagttccacatatttatttaagtgaaactaacaaaacaaaataacaaaacttacaaagaccgtgaggaaggagtgcccaaacacactaacaaacaatcaatatcccacaaaacacatgtGGGGAAATaactacataaatatgatctccaatcagaggcaacgataaacagctgcctctaattgggaaccatattagcaccaacatagaaatagacatactagatcaccctctagtcacgccctgacctactacaccatagagaaccaagggctctctatggtcagggcgtgacagtacccccccaaaggtgcagactctggccgcaaaacctgaagacaaatggggagggtaggggggatgATTAGTGTCggtggtggctccggtgcaggtcgtagcccccgcccagaccccggatccggccatcGCGCCaggctgaacgccgtgcctggactgggcaccggcgcaaaggagggctccggccatggagctgggttggacgccatgcctggactgggcaccggtgcagaagaaggctccggccatggagcgggactggacgccgtgcctggactgggcatcggcgcagaggaaggctcctgccatggagcgggcctggacaccgtgcctggactggccactggcgcagaggaaggctcccgccctggagctggactggacgccgtgcctggactgggcactggcgcagaaggctccggccttggagctggactggacaccttgcatggaagctccggaccgttgaccatcgctggaggttccggaccgttgaccgtcgctggaggttccgggaccgtggaccgtcgcaggaggttccggactgtgaatgcgcactggaggcctagtgcgtggagctggtacaggtggcaccggactggtgacacgcacttcagggcgagtgcggggaatagacacaggacgtactggactggggacacgcacttcagggcgagtgcgaggagcaggctcaggacgtaccggactggggaggcgcactggaggcctgatgcgtggggccggcacaggttgcaccggactggtgatgcgctcttcagggcgagtgcaaggagcaggcacaggacgtaccggatcagggaggcgcactggaggccagatgcgtggagccggcacaggtttcacaAGACTACTAACTCGAACTTCTGTtcgaatgttgagcagaacacacttgcacaacatctctctctctcccaacttctccattACCTTCCTGACAGTCTCTGGCTCTTCCCGCGGCTCAGCCaccagctccatgtgcccccccccaaaaaaaaatattggggttTCCTGTGGCCGTGGTCTGACGACACGCTCCTCCAGAGTTTGCCATTCGGGCTTTGGCACTCTCCTTGGCTCGACCGgccaccccttgtgccccccccaaaaaaatcttggggttgtCCTTGGGCTTTCTGTGGCCACGAACCCTGGtgtcgtcgctgtcctccattATTACCTTCCGTCTGCTGCCAAGGAAGGGTTTCGCATCCACCCATCACttcttcccatgtccaaaactcctttacctggtgaacacactgcttggtcctggtttggtggtaTACTCTGTCACGATCTtggaaatgagcggaccaaggtgcagcgtgagtacagttccacatatttaagtgaaactaacaaaacaaaataacaaaacttacgtagtgcccaaacacactaacaaacaatcaatatcccacaaaacacaggtggggaaataactacctaaatatgatccccgatcagaggcaacgataaacagctgcctctaattgggaaccatattagcaccaacatagaaatagacatactagatcacccccagtcacgccctgacctactaaaccatagagaaccaagggctctatggtcagggcgtggcagctGAATACAATGATACATAATATGATATTACATACTATGTATGTTTCAAGAAATGTGAAAACAAAACTGcactgtacagtcatggccaaaagttttgagaatgacacaaatattaattttcacaaagtttgctgcttcagtgtctttaaatatttttgtcagatgttactatggaatactgaagtataattacaagcatttcataagtgtcaaaggcttttattgacaattatatgaagttgatgcaaagagtcaatatttgcagtgttgacccttctttttcaagacctctgcaatccgccctggcatgctgtcaattaacttctgggccacatcctgactgaagacagcccattcttgcataatcaaagcTTGGagattgtcagaatttgtgggtttttgtttgtccaccacctcttgaggattgaccacaagttctcaatgggattaaggtctggggagtttcctggccatggacccaaaatatcaatgttttgttccccgagccacttagttatcacttttgccttatggcaaggtgctccatcatactggaaaaggcattgtttatcaccaaactgttcctggatggttgggagaagttgctctcggaggatgtgttggtaccattctttattcatggctgtgttcttaggcaacattgtgagtgagcccactcccttggctgagaagcaaccccacacatgaatggtctcaggatgcttaactgttggcatgacacaggaccaATGGTaccgctcaccttgtcttctccggacaagcttttttctggatgccccaaacaatcggagaaaatgactttaccccagtcctcagcagtccaatccctgtaccttttgcagaatatcagtctgtccctgatgtttttcctggagagaagtggcttctttgctgcctttcttgacaccaggccatcctccaaaggttttcgcctcactgtgcgtgtagatgcactcacacctgcctgctgtcattcctgagcaagctctgtactggtggtgccccgatcctgc comes from Salmo salar chromosome ssa20, Ssal_v3.1, whole genome shotgun sequence and encodes:
- the LOC106580220 gene encoding DNA translocase FtsK-like — protein: MGGCGVDIVVGTQHQPFNSPSLLSSPKHQPFNSPSLLSSPKHQPFNSPSLLSSTSLSTAPVSSPAPASALQQPQSPLQHQPFNSPSLLSSPKHQPFNSPSLLSSTSISLSTATVSSPSPAPALQQAQSPLQHQPYNRPSLLSSTSLSKAPVSSPAPAPAFQQPQSPAPAPAFQPPQSPLQHQHQPFNRPSLLSSTSLSTATVSYPAPAFQQPQSPLQPQHQPFNSPSLLSCPSTSLTTAQSPLQLSLWPSLQTQPLLQPHLQLYPQSHLQPQPKPPPARPLSPSYCLHSTAAP